From Canis lupus baileyi chromosome 16, mCanLup2.hap1, whole genome shotgun sequence, a single genomic window includes:
- the RILP gene encoding rab-interacting lysosomal protein isoform X1, with amino-acid sequence MEPRKAVPGVHSCGPRVAAGSGTAAELVYHLAGALGTELKELARRFGPEAAAGLVPLVVRALELLEKAAVGPDPDSLQVSAQQAEVELRRLREENERLRRELRSGPQEERALLRQLKEVTDRQRDELRAHNRDLLQRSQETEALQEQLQRLLLVNAELRHKLAAVQTQLRSARDREGERELPHQGAVEPARDRAGGAGDAQRRGSERATADAGAPGTPEDQAAALQQPGRPSEAGQCSFSREELEQILQERNELKANVFLLKEELAYFQRELLTDHRVPGLLLEAMKVAVKKQRKKIKAKMLGIPEEAESSEDEDSSWLLPSGNKGAHPPPTESRIQRFFGLSYQGETEAPEAQTSTVPSELRGEEEALQELHMRPVGSSTVLNS; translated from the exons ATGGAGCCCAGGAAGGCGGTACCTGGGGTGCACAGCTGCGGGCCTCGGGTGGCCGCGGGGTCAGGGACGGCGGCGGAGCTCGTGTACCATCTAGCGGGGGCCCTGGGCACGGAGCTGAAGGAGCTGGCGCGCCGCTTCGGGCCGGAGGCGGCGGCCGGGCTGGTGCCGCTGGTGGTGCGGGCGCTGGAGCTCCTGGAAAAGGCCGCCGTAGGGCCGGACCCAGACTCA CTGCAGGTGTCAGCGCAGCAGGCCGAAGTGGAGCTGCGGCGGCTGCGGGAGGAGAACGAGCGCCTCCGCAGAGAGCTGCGCTCCGGCCCACAGG AGGAGCGGGCTCTCCTGAGGCAGCTCAAGGAGGTGACCGACCGCCAGCGGGACGAGCTCCGGGCGCACAACCGAGATCTGCTCCAACGCAGCCAGGAGACCGAGGCG CTGCAGGAGCAGCTGCAGCGCCTCCTGCTGGTGAACGCGGAGCTGCGCCACAAGCTGGCAGCGGTGCAGACCCAGCTGCGCTCCGCGAGGGACCGCGAGGGAGAGCGGGAGCTACCGCACCAGGGGGCGGTGGAGCCGGCGCGGGACCGTGCCGGGGGGGCCGGGGACGCACAGAGGCGGGGGTCCGAGCGGGCAACCGCCGACGCTGGAGCTCCGGGGACCCCTGAGGACCAG GCGGCTGCCCTGCAGCAGCCAGGGCGCCCTTCCGAGGCAGGACAGTGCAGCTTCAGTCGAGAGGAGCTCGAGCAGATCCTTCAGGAGCGGAATGAGCTCAAAGCCAACGTGTTCCTGCTGAAGGAGGAGTTGGCCTACTTCCAGCG GGAGCTACTCACAGATCACCGGGTCCCTGGGCTTCTCCTTGAAGCCATGAAGGTGGCTGTCAAGAAGCAGCGGAAGAAGATCAAGGCCAAGATGTTAGGGATCCCAGAGGAAGCAGAGAGCAG tGAAGATGAAGACAGCTCATGGCTCCTGCCGTCTGGCAATAAGGGggcccaccctccacccactgAATCCAGAATCCAGCGTTT CTTTGGCCTGTCCTATCAGGGTGAAACAGAGGCCCCTGAAGCCCAGACCAGCACGGTGCCCAGTGAGCtaaggggagaagaggaggctcTACAGGAACTCCATATGCGGCCTGTGGGCAGCTCTACAGTCCTCAATTCCTGA
- the SCARF1 gene encoding scavenger receptor class F member 1 isoform X3, with protein MERRGSHSHPVLLPVPSILGHLPAPSRLRPAPTAPTLPSPQLSFSSGVWSSQHPPTRPFREVPHGSPPPSHWFPQERPWKEAGRGDGSRGGQTNRSPLAGLAAMGLRLLPLLLLWTQGTQGSKLDPNGQHVCMASSPSAELQCCPGWRQKDQECTIPICEGPDACQEDEVCVKPGLCRCKPGFFGAQCNSRCPGQYWGPDCREICACHPHGQCEPATGVCHCQADRWGGRCEFACTCGPHGRCDPATGACRCEPGWWSPTCRRPCQCNPAAARCDQTDGSCRCEPGWWGRRCSFRCACHGSPCAQESGRCACRPGWWGPECRLPCECVRGRCSAASGQCACPPGYRGARCELPCRAGSYGPHCRDSCGHCKQKEPCSADTGSCESCEPGWNGTQCHQPCPPGTFGENCRQQCPHCQRGEACQPDTGHCWRCDPGWLGPRCEDPCPIGTFGEGCSSTCPTCVQGSCDAVTGECVCNTGYWGPSCNTSCPSGFYGNNCSIPCECPEGPCNSVSGTCQLGPHGQDATLIAGILVPLLLLLLGIIFCACCCWAARLDPKDRPASDRAAMSRMKLQVWGALSSLGSALPCGSFGSHKLPWVTASLSRPLQAGPQTTPSLLILSLERTRALPTACHPKKGWSLWPTESFQRPACLKVPSLLLRTPPHHFPSRGLPA; from the exons ATGGAAAGACGTGGCTCCCACTCTCACCCTGTACTTTTGCCTGTCCCCAGTATCCTGGGACATCTTCCTGCCCCCTCCAGACTGAGACCAGCCCCTACAGCCCCCACTCTGCCTTCACCACAGCTTTCCTTTTCATCTGGTGTCTGGTCTTCCCAGCACCCACCTACCCGCCCTTTTAGGGAGGTGCCGCATGGCAGCCCGCCCCCTTCACACTGGTTTCCTCAGGAAAGGCCTtggaaggaagcagggaggggggatgggagCCGTGGGGGCCAGACTAACAGGAGCCCTCTCGCTGGACTGGCCGCCATGGGACTGAGGCTGCTCCCACTGTTGCTGCTCTGGACACAGGGGACCCAAGGGTCCAAGCTGGACCCCAATGGACAACATGTCTGCATGGCCAGCAG CCCCTCTGCTGAGCTCCAGTGCTGCCCAGGCTGGAGGCAGAAAGATCAAGAATGCACTATCC CCATATGTGAGGGGCCAGATGCCTGCCAGGAAGATGAAGTATGTGTGAAACCGGGCCTCTGTCGATGCAAACCTGGATTCTTCGGGGCCCAATGCAACTCCC gcTGCCCGGGCCAGTACTGGGGCCCCGACTGCCGTGAGATCTGTGCCTGCCACCCCCATGGCCAGTGCGAGCCGGCCACGGGCGTGTGTCACTGCCAAGCGGACCGCTGGGGCGGCCGTTGCGAGTTCGCGTGCACCTGCGGCCCCCACGGGCGCTGCGACCCCGCGACGGGCGCGTGCCGCTGCGAGCCCGGCTGGTGGTCGCCCACCTGCCGCCGTCCGTGCCAGTGCAACCCTGCGGCGGCGCGCTGCGATCAGACCGACGGCTCCTGCCGCTGCGAGCCGGGCTGGTGGGGCCGCCGCTGCAGCTTCCGCTGCGCCTGCCACGGCTCGCCGTGCGCGCAGGAGAGCGGCCGCTGCGCCTGCCGGCCCGGCTGGTGGGGCCCCGAGTGCCGGCTGCCGTGCGAGTGCGTGCGTGGCCGCTGCAGCGCCGCCTCCGGCCAGTGCGCCTGCCCGCCCGGCTACCGCGGCGCCCGCTGCGAGCTGCCCTGCCGCGCCGGCAGCTACGGGCCTCACTGCCGCGACAG CTGTGGCCACTGCAAGCAGAAGGAGCCATGCTCTGCAGACACAGGCAGCTGTGAGTCCTGCGAGCCAGGCTGGAATGGGACCCAGTGCCATCAGCCCTGCCCACCTGGCACCTTTGGCGAGAACTGCCGGCAGCAGTGCCCCCACTGCCAGCGTGGGGAGGCCTGTCAGCCAGACACTGGGCACTGCTGGCGTTGTGATCCTGGGTGGCTGGGGCCCAG GTGTGAAGACCCCTGCCCGATTGGCACCTTTGGGGAGGGCTGTAGCTCTACCTGCCCCACCTGTGTTCAGGGGTCCTGTGATGCTGTGACTGGGGAGTGTGTCTGCAACACTGGCTACTGGGGACCCAG CTGCAACACTTCATGCCCATCTGGCTTCTATGGCAACAACTGTTCTATTCCTTGTGAATGCCCAGAGGGACCCTGCAATTCTGTCTCTGGGACCTGCCAGCTGG GGCCTCATGGTCAGGATGCCACCCTCATCGCAGGCATCCTTgtgcctctgctgctgctcctcctgggcATCATCTTCTGTGCCTGCTGCTGCTGGGCTGCCCGGTTGGACCCCAAGGACAG GCCAGCAAGTGACAGAGCTGCTATGTCCAGGATGAAGCTGCAGGTCTGGGGAGCACTGAGCAGCCTTGGCTCGGCGTTGCCCTGTGGTTCCTTTGGCAGCCACAAGCTTCCCTGGGTGACAG CTTCATTGAGCCGCCCTCTGCAGGCTGGGCCTCAGACGACTCCTTCTCTTCTGATCCTGAGTCTGGAGAGGACGAGAGCCCTGCCTACTGCATGCCACCCCAAGAAG GGATGGTCACTGTGGCCCACGGAGAGTTTCCAGAGGCCAGCCTGCCTGAAGGTCCCGTCCCTCCTCCTGAGGACGCCTCCACACCATTTCCCATCCCGCGGACTTCCAGCCTAG
- the SCARF1 gene encoding scavenger receptor class F member 1 isoform X1, with amino-acid sequence MERRGSHSHPVLLPVPSILGHLPAPSRLRPAPTAPTLPSPQLSFSSGVWSSQHPPTRPFREVPHGSPPPSHWFPQERPWKEAGRGDGSRGGQTNRSPLAGLAAMGLRLLPLLLLWTQGTQGSKLDPNGQHVCMASSPSAELQCCPGWRQKDQECTIPICEGPDACQEDEVCVKPGLCRCKPGFFGAQCNSRCPGQYWGPDCREICACHPHGQCEPATGVCHCQADRWGGRCEFACTCGPHGRCDPATGACRCEPGWWSPTCRRPCQCNPAAARCDQTDGSCRCEPGWWGRRCSFRCACHGSPCAQESGRCACRPGWWGPECRLPCECVRGRCSAASGQCACPPGYRGARCELPCRAGSYGPHCRDSCGHCKQKEPCSADTGSCESCEPGWNGTQCHQPCPPGTFGENCRQQCPHCQRGEACQPDTGHCWRCDPGWLGPRCEDPCPIGTFGEGCSSTCPTCVQGSCDAVTGECVCNTGYWGPSCNTSCPSGFYGNNCSIPCECPEGPCNSVSGTCQLGPHGQDATLIAGILVPLLLLLLGIIFCACCCWAARLDPKDRPASDRAAMSRMKLQVWGALSSLGSALPCGSFGSHKLPWVTVSHHDPEIPFNHSFIEPPSAGWASDDSFSSDPESGEDESPAYCMPPQEGMVTVAHGEFPEASLPEGPVPPPEDASTPFPIPRTSSLARAKRPSVSFAEGTKFAPQSRRSSGEISSPLRKPKRLPRGAQLGPESQEAEESMGSEKAEMDETLPGAASPRDSATGRRRLPTLGGWTVAERVEAIEGSVLEGSGSVTTIYMLAGTPQLSEGPVRSVLRRFGSFQKGQAEPKVKSAIPKPPRRALSRNKGSPGLASGSAIQSPSLAPNDELTRPLESAGTGPEEVARGLGDGSKSSGRAQELAPEGGSLEQDPQKLADEEGQEEPQYENVAPISGPPAP; translated from the exons ATGGAAAGACGTGGCTCCCACTCTCACCCTGTACTTTTGCCTGTCCCCAGTATCCTGGGACATCTTCCTGCCCCCTCCAGACTGAGACCAGCCCCTACAGCCCCCACTCTGCCTTCACCACAGCTTTCCTTTTCATCTGGTGTCTGGTCTTCCCAGCACCCACCTACCCGCCCTTTTAGGGAGGTGCCGCATGGCAGCCCGCCCCCTTCACACTGGTTTCCTCAGGAAAGGCCTtggaaggaagcagggaggggggatgggagCCGTGGGGGCCAGACTAACAGGAGCCCTCTCGCTGGACTGGCCGCCATGGGACTGAGGCTGCTCCCACTGTTGCTGCTCTGGACACAGGGGACCCAAGGGTCCAAGCTGGACCCCAATGGACAACATGTCTGCATGGCCAGCAG CCCCTCTGCTGAGCTCCAGTGCTGCCCAGGCTGGAGGCAGAAAGATCAAGAATGCACTATCC CCATATGTGAGGGGCCAGATGCCTGCCAGGAAGATGAAGTATGTGTGAAACCGGGCCTCTGTCGATGCAAACCTGGATTCTTCGGGGCCCAATGCAACTCCC gcTGCCCGGGCCAGTACTGGGGCCCCGACTGCCGTGAGATCTGTGCCTGCCACCCCCATGGCCAGTGCGAGCCGGCCACGGGCGTGTGTCACTGCCAAGCGGACCGCTGGGGCGGCCGTTGCGAGTTCGCGTGCACCTGCGGCCCCCACGGGCGCTGCGACCCCGCGACGGGCGCGTGCCGCTGCGAGCCCGGCTGGTGGTCGCCCACCTGCCGCCGTCCGTGCCAGTGCAACCCTGCGGCGGCGCGCTGCGATCAGACCGACGGCTCCTGCCGCTGCGAGCCGGGCTGGTGGGGCCGCCGCTGCAGCTTCCGCTGCGCCTGCCACGGCTCGCCGTGCGCGCAGGAGAGCGGCCGCTGCGCCTGCCGGCCCGGCTGGTGGGGCCCCGAGTGCCGGCTGCCGTGCGAGTGCGTGCGTGGCCGCTGCAGCGCCGCCTCCGGCCAGTGCGCCTGCCCGCCCGGCTACCGCGGCGCCCGCTGCGAGCTGCCCTGCCGCGCCGGCAGCTACGGGCCTCACTGCCGCGACAG CTGTGGCCACTGCAAGCAGAAGGAGCCATGCTCTGCAGACACAGGCAGCTGTGAGTCCTGCGAGCCAGGCTGGAATGGGACCCAGTGCCATCAGCCCTGCCCACCTGGCACCTTTGGCGAGAACTGCCGGCAGCAGTGCCCCCACTGCCAGCGTGGGGAGGCCTGTCAGCCAGACACTGGGCACTGCTGGCGTTGTGATCCTGGGTGGCTGGGGCCCAG GTGTGAAGACCCCTGCCCGATTGGCACCTTTGGGGAGGGCTGTAGCTCTACCTGCCCCACCTGTGTTCAGGGGTCCTGTGATGCTGTGACTGGGGAGTGTGTCTGCAACACTGGCTACTGGGGACCCAG CTGCAACACTTCATGCCCATCTGGCTTCTATGGCAACAACTGTTCTATTCCTTGTGAATGCCCAGAGGGACCCTGCAATTCTGTCTCTGGGACCTGCCAGCTGG GGCCTCATGGTCAGGATGCCACCCTCATCGCAGGCATCCTTgtgcctctgctgctgctcctcctgggcATCATCTTCTGTGCCTGCTGCTGCTGGGCTGCCCGGTTGGACCCCAAGGACAG GCCAGCAAGTGACAGAGCTGCTATGTCCAGGATGAAGCTGCAGGTCTGGGGAGCACTGAGCAGCCTTGGCTCGGCGTTGCCCTGTGGTTCCTTTGGCAGCCACAAGCTTCCCTGGGTGACAG TCTCACACCACGACCCGGAGATCCCCTTCAACCACAGCTTCATTGAGCCGCCCTCTGCAGGCTGGGCCTCAGACGACTCCTTCTCTTCTGATCCTGAGTCTGGAGAGGACGAGAGCCCTGCCTACTGCATGCCACCCCAAGAAG GGATGGTCACTGTGGCCCACGGAGAGTTTCCAGAGGCCAGCCTGCCTGAAGGTCCCGTCCCTCCTCCTGAGGACGCCTCCACACCATTTCCCATCCCGCGGACTTCCAGCCTAGCACGGGCCAAGCGGCCATCAGTCTCCTTTGCCGAAGGCACGAAGTTTGCACCACAGAGTCGCCGAAGCTCAGGGGAGATCTCCAGTCCTCTCCGAAAGCCCAAGCGGCTCCCCCGGGGGGCCCAGCTGGGTCCTGAAAGCCAGGAGGCTGAGGAGTCCATGGGCTCAGAGAAAGCAGAAATGGATGAGACCCTTCCTGGTGCTGCCAGCCCCAGGGATTCAGCCactggccgccgccgcctccccacGCTTGGTGGCTGGACAGTGGCTGAGCGAGTGGAAGCCATTGAGGGCAGTGTCCTGGAGGGCTCAGGCTCCGTGACCACGATCTATATGTTGGCAGGGACACCCCAGTTATCTGAGGGACCTGTCCGGTCTGTTCTCCGACGTTTTGGTAGCTTCCAGAAAGGCCAGGCAGAGCCCAAGGTCAAGAGTGCCATTCCTAAGCCTCCACGCCGGGCCCTTAGTcgaaataagggcagccccgggcTGGCCTCTGGCTCTGCCATTCAGAGTCCCAGCTTAGCCCCGAATGATGAGCTCACTAGGCCCTTGGAGTCTGCTGGAACTGGGCCAGAGGAAGTGGCCAGGGGGCTAGGGGATGGCAGCAAGAGCTCAGGGAGGGCCCAGGAGCTGGCCCCTGAGGGTGGCTCCCTAGAGCAGGATCCCCAGAAGCTGGCGGAtgaggaagggcaggaggaacCCCAGTATGAGAATGTTGCACCCATCTCTGGGCCACCAGCACCCTGA
- the SCARF1 gene encoding scavenger receptor class F member 1 isoform X2, producing MERRGSHSHPVLLPVPSILGHLPAPSRLRPAPTAPTLPSPQLSFSSGVWSSQHPPTRPFREVPHGSPPPSHWFPQERPWKEAGRGDGSRGGQTNRSPLAGLAAMGLRLLPLLLLWTQGTQGSKLDPNGQHVCMASSPSAELQCCPGWRQKDQECTIPICEGPDACQEDEVCVKPGLCRCKPGFFGAQCNSRCPGQYWGPDCREICACHPHGQCEPATGVCHCQADRWGGRCEFACTCGPHGRCDPATGACRCEPGWWSPTCRRPCQCNPAAARCDQTDGSCRCEPGWWGRRCSFRCACHGSPCAQESGRCACRPGWWGPECRLPCECVRGRCSAASGQCACPPGYRGARCELPCRAGSYGPHCRDSCGHCKQKEPCSADTGSCESCEPGWNGTQCHQPCPPGTFGENCRQQCPHCQRGEACQPDTGHCWRCDPGWLGPRCEDPCPIGTFGEGCSSTCPTCVQGSCDAVTGECVCNTGYWGPSCNTSCPSGFYGNNCSIPCECPEGPCNSVSGTCQLGPHGQDATLIAGILVPLLLLLLGIIFCACCCWAARLDPKDRPASDRAAMSRMKLQVWGALSSLGSALPCGSFGSHKLPWVTGWASDDSFSSDPESGEDESPAYCMPPQEGMVTVAHGEFPEASLPEGPVPPPEDASTPFPIPRTSSLARAKRPSVSFAEGTKFAPQSRRSSGEISSPLRKPKRLPRGAQLGPESQEAEESMGSEKAEMDETLPGAASPRDSATGRRRLPTLGGWTVAERVEAIEGSVLEGSGSVTTIYMLAGTPQLSEGPVRSVLRRFGSFQKGQAEPKVKSAIPKPPRRALSRNKGSPGLASGSAIQSPSLAPNDELTRPLESAGTGPEEVARGLGDGSKSSGRAQELAPEGGSLEQDPQKLADEEGQEEPQYENVAPISGPPAP from the exons ATGGAAAGACGTGGCTCCCACTCTCACCCTGTACTTTTGCCTGTCCCCAGTATCCTGGGACATCTTCCTGCCCCCTCCAGACTGAGACCAGCCCCTACAGCCCCCACTCTGCCTTCACCACAGCTTTCCTTTTCATCTGGTGTCTGGTCTTCCCAGCACCCACCTACCCGCCCTTTTAGGGAGGTGCCGCATGGCAGCCCGCCCCCTTCACACTGGTTTCCTCAGGAAAGGCCTtggaaggaagcagggaggggggatgggagCCGTGGGGGCCAGACTAACAGGAGCCCTCTCGCTGGACTGGCCGCCATGGGACTGAGGCTGCTCCCACTGTTGCTGCTCTGGACACAGGGGACCCAAGGGTCCAAGCTGGACCCCAATGGACAACATGTCTGCATGGCCAGCAG CCCCTCTGCTGAGCTCCAGTGCTGCCCAGGCTGGAGGCAGAAAGATCAAGAATGCACTATCC CCATATGTGAGGGGCCAGATGCCTGCCAGGAAGATGAAGTATGTGTGAAACCGGGCCTCTGTCGATGCAAACCTGGATTCTTCGGGGCCCAATGCAACTCCC gcTGCCCGGGCCAGTACTGGGGCCCCGACTGCCGTGAGATCTGTGCCTGCCACCCCCATGGCCAGTGCGAGCCGGCCACGGGCGTGTGTCACTGCCAAGCGGACCGCTGGGGCGGCCGTTGCGAGTTCGCGTGCACCTGCGGCCCCCACGGGCGCTGCGACCCCGCGACGGGCGCGTGCCGCTGCGAGCCCGGCTGGTGGTCGCCCACCTGCCGCCGTCCGTGCCAGTGCAACCCTGCGGCGGCGCGCTGCGATCAGACCGACGGCTCCTGCCGCTGCGAGCCGGGCTGGTGGGGCCGCCGCTGCAGCTTCCGCTGCGCCTGCCACGGCTCGCCGTGCGCGCAGGAGAGCGGCCGCTGCGCCTGCCGGCCCGGCTGGTGGGGCCCCGAGTGCCGGCTGCCGTGCGAGTGCGTGCGTGGCCGCTGCAGCGCCGCCTCCGGCCAGTGCGCCTGCCCGCCCGGCTACCGCGGCGCCCGCTGCGAGCTGCCCTGCCGCGCCGGCAGCTACGGGCCTCACTGCCGCGACAG CTGTGGCCACTGCAAGCAGAAGGAGCCATGCTCTGCAGACACAGGCAGCTGTGAGTCCTGCGAGCCAGGCTGGAATGGGACCCAGTGCCATCAGCCCTGCCCACCTGGCACCTTTGGCGAGAACTGCCGGCAGCAGTGCCCCCACTGCCAGCGTGGGGAGGCCTGTCAGCCAGACACTGGGCACTGCTGGCGTTGTGATCCTGGGTGGCTGGGGCCCAG GTGTGAAGACCCCTGCCCGATTGGCACCTTTGGGGAGGGCTGTAGCTCTACCTGCCCCACCTGTGTTCAGGGGTCCTGTGATGCTGTGACTGGGGAGTGTGTCTGCAACACTGGCTACTGGGGACCCAG CTGCAACACTTCATGCCCATCTGGCTTCTATGGCAACAACTGTTCTATTCCTTGTGAATGCCCAGAGGGACCCTGCAATTCTGTCTCTGGGACCTGCCAGCTGG GGCCTCATGGTCAGGATGCCACCCTCATCGCAGGCATCCTTgtgcctctgctgctgctcctcctgggcATCATCTTCTGTGCCTGCTGCTGCTGGGCTGCCCGGTTGGACCCCAAGGACAG GCCAGCAAGTGACAGAGCTGCTATGTCCAGGATGAAGCTGCAGGTCTGGGGAGCACTGAGCAGCCTTGGCTCGGCGTTGCCCTGTGGTTCCTTTGGCAGCCACAAGCTTCCCTGGGTGACAG GCTGGGCCTCAGACGACTCCTTCTCTTCTGATCCTGAGTCTGGAGAGGACGAGAGCCCTGCCTACTGCATGCCACCCCAAGAAG GGATGGTCACTGTGGCCCACGGAGAGTTTCCAGAGGCCAGCCTGCCTGAAGGTCCCGTCCCTCCTCCTGAGGACGCCTCCACACCATTTCCCATCCCGCGGACTTCCAGCCTAGCACGGGCCAAGCGGCCATCAGTCTCCTTTGCCGAAGGCACGAAGTTTGCACCACAGAGTCGCCGAAGCTCAGGGGAGATCTCCAGTCCTCTCCGAAAGCCCAAGCGGCTCCCCCGGGGGGCCCAGCTGGGTCCTGAAAGCCAGGAGGCTGAGGAGTCCATGGGCTCAGAGAAAGCAGAAATGGATGAGACCCTTCCTGGTGCTGCCAGCCCCAGGGATTCAGCCactggccgccgccgcctccccacGCTTGGTGGCTGGACAGTGGCTGAGCGAGTGGAAGCCATTGAGGGCAGTGTCCTGGAGGGCTCAGGCTCCGTGACCACGATCTATATGTTGGCAGGGACACCCCAGTTATCTGAGGGACCTGTCCGGTCTGTTCTCCGACGTTTTGGTAGCTTCCAGAAAGGCCAGGCAGAGCCCAAGGTCAAGAGTGCCATTCCTAAGCCTCCACGCCGGGCCCTTAGTcgaaataagggcagccccgggcTGGCCTCTGGCTCTGCCATTCAGAGTCCCAGCTTAGCCCCGAATGATGAGCTCACTAGGCCCTTGGAGTCTGCTGGAACTGGGCCAGAGGAAGTGGCCAGGGGGCTAGGGGATGGCAGCAAGAGCTCAGGGAGGGCCCAGGAGCTGGCCCCTGAGGGTGGCTCCCTAGAGCAGGATCCCCAGAAGCTGGCGGAtgaggaagggcaggaggaacCCCAGTATGAGAATGTTGCACCCATCTCTGGGCCACCAGCACCCTGA
- the RILP gene encoding rab-interacting lysosomal protein isoform X3, with protein sequence MEPRKAVPGVHSCGPRVAAGSGTAAELVYHLAGALGTELKELARRFGPEAAAGLVPLVVRALELLEKAAVGPDPDSLQVSAQQAEVELRRLREENERLRRELRSGPQEERALLRQLKEVTDRQRDELRAHNRDLLQRSQETEALQEQLQRLLLVNAELRHKLAAVQTQLRSARDREGERELPHQGAVEPARDRAGGAGDAQRRGSERATADAGAPGTPEDQAAALQQPGRPSEAGQCSFSREELEQILQERNELKANVFLLKEELAYFQRELLTDHRVPGLLLEAMKVAVKKQRKKIKAKMLGIPEEAESRALMNNPHISSLLFSSLPQ encoded by the exons ATGGAGCCCAGGAAGGCGGTACCTGGGGTGCACAGCTGCGGGCCTCGGGTGGCCGCGGGGTCAGGGACGGCGGCGGAGCTCGTGTACCATCTAGCGGGGGCCCTGGGCACGGAGCTGAAGGAGCTGGCGCGCCGCTTCGGGCCGGAGGCGGCGGCCGGGCTGGTGCCGCTGGTGGTGCGGGCGCTGGAGCTCCTGGAAAAGGCCGCCGTAGGGCCGGACCCAGACTCA CTGCAGGTGTCAGCGCAGCAGGCCGAAGTGGAGCTGCGGCGGCTGCGGGAGGAGAACGAGCGCCTCCGCAGAGAGCTGCGCTCCGGCCCACAGG AGGAGCGGGCTCTCCTGAGGCAGCTCAAGGAGGTGACCGACCGCCAGCGGGACGAGCTCCGGGCGCACAACCGAGATCTGCTCCAACGCAGCCAGGAGACCGAGGCG CTGCAGGAGCAGCTGCAGCGCCTCCTGCTGGTGAACGCGGAGCTGCGCCACAAGCTGGCAGCGGTGCAGACCCAGCTGCGCTCCGCGAGGGACCGCGAGGGAGAGCGGGAGCTACCGCACCAGGGGGCGGTGGAGCCGGCGCGGGACCGTGCCGGGGGGGCCGGGGACGCACAGAGGCGGGGGTCCGAGCGGGCAACCGCCGACGCTGGAGCTCCGGGGACCCCTGAGGACCAG GCGGCTGCCCTGCAGCAGCCAGGGCGCCCTTCCGAGGCAGGACAGTGCAGCTTCAGTCGAGAGGAGCTCGAGCAGATCCTTCAGGAGCGGAATGAGCTCAAAGCCAACGTGTTCCTGCTGAAGGAGGAGTTGGCCTACTTCCAGCG GGAGCTACTCACAGATCACCGGGTCCCTGGGCTTCTCCTTGAAGCCATGAAGGTGGCTGTCAAGAAGCAGCGGAAGAAGATCAAGGCCAAGATGTTAGGGATCCCAGAGGAAGCAGAGAGCAG GGCCTTGATGAACAATCCCCacatctcctctcttctcttctcttctctgcctcagtGA
- the RILP gene encoding rab-interacting lysosomal protein isoform X2, producing the protein MEPRKAVPGVHSCGPRVAAGSGTAAELVYHLAGALGTELKELARRFGPEAAAGLVPLVVRALELLEKAAVGPDPDSLQVSAQQAEVELRRLREENERLRRELRSGPQEERALLRQLKEVTDRQRDELRAHNRDLLQRSQETEALQEQLQRLLLVNAELRHKLAAVQTQLRSARDREGERELPHQGAVEPARDRAGGAGDAQRRGSERATADAGAPGTPEDQAAALQQPGRPSEAGQCSFSREELEQILQERNELKANVFLLKEELAYFQRELLTDHRVPGLLLEAMKVAVKKQRKKIKAKMLGIPEEAESSFGLSYQGETEAPEAQTSTVPSELRGEEEALQELHMRPVGSSTVLNS; encoded by the exons ATGGAGCCCAGGAAGGCGGTACCTGGGGTGCACAGCTGCGGGCCTCGGGTGGCCGCGGGGTCAGGGACGGCGGCGGAGCTCGTGTACCATCTAGCGGGGGCCCTGGGCACGGAGCTGAAGGAGCTGGCGCGCCGCTTCGGGCCGGAGGCGGCGGCCGGGCTGGTGCCGCTGGTGGTGCGGGCGCTGGAGCTCCTGGAAAAGGCCGCCGTAGGGCCGGACCCAGACTCA CTGCAGGTGTCAGCGCAGCAGGCCGAAGTGGAGCTGCGGCGGCTGCGGGAGGAGAACGAGCGCCTCCGCAGAGAGCTGCGCTCCGGCCCACAGG AGGAGCGGGCTCTCCTGAGGCAGCTCAAGGAGGTGACCGACCGCCAGCGGGACGAGCTCCGGGCGCACAACCGAGATCTGCTCCAACGCAGCCAGGAGACCGAGGCG CTGCAGGAGCAGCTGCAGCGCCTCCTGCTGGTGAACGCGGAGCTGCGCCACAAGCTGGCAGCGGTGCAGACCCAGCTGCGCTCCGCGAGGGACCGCGAGGGAGAGCGGGAGCTACCGCACCAGGGGGCGGTGGAGCCGGCGCGGGACCGTGCCGGGGGGGCCGGGGACGCACAGAGGCGGGGGTCCGAGCGGGCAACCGCCGACGCTGGAGCTCCGGGGACCCCTGAGGACCAG GCGGCTGCCCTGCAGCAGCCAGGGCGCCCTTCCGAGGCAGGACAGTGCAGCTTCAGTCGAGAGGAGCTCGAGCAGATCCTTCAGGAGCGGAATGAGCTCAAAGCCAACGTGTTCCTGCTGAAGGAGGAGTTGGCCTACTTCCAGCG GGAGCTACTCACAGATCACCGGGTCCCTGGGCTTCTCCTTGAAGCCATGAAGGTGGCTGTCAAGAAGCAGCGGAAGAAGATCAAGGCCAAGATGTTAGGGATCCCAGAGGAAGCAGAGAGCAG CTTTGGCCTGTCCTATCAGGGTGAAACAGAGGCCCCTGAAGCCCAGACCAGCACGGTGCCCAGTGAGCtaaggggagaagaggaggctcTACAGGAACTCCATATGCGGCCTGTGGGCAGCTCTACAGTCCTCAATTCCTGA